gagactcatcacttcagcagccaatgattcaacttggcgggttctagcaaataggcgttgggccatattagacacagaacctgcacactgaacactaagagccagagagtccttaacagccaactcatcagaccgtttggaaagtagtctattatctttgggagtgagaaggttcctggccaccactgcagcggtcatatcattcttcatcacagaatccccaacggtaagaggaccagtaggggatatgaaggatgggcgccatatgttgtctggagaaggcgtggctgtctcttctccaaggttcaagtcaaaacgacggtcggagggtccagacattttcaaatgtgttgaagaaggaagaggtcagacaaatcaagatcttagaagtgcaagaaatgagcttctactggtagagattcaagtgtgctgtggaacttaatgccagcctctataaaaatctgcactcgacggagcttcagaaatcgaagaggcgtttgctttctcaaaagctgggctgctcagagaccacgagggccgatctcagaaatcgaagaggcgtttgctttctcaaaagctgggctgctcagagaccacgagggccgatctcagaaatcgaagaggcgtttgctttctcaaaagctgggctgctcagagaccacgagggccgatctcagaaatcgaagaagcacctgctttttcagcctcgtcagcacctgtcacatgcacactcagctttgcggaaattacgggcaatctgtcgaagatttctggtgaagtagaaagcacgtgaatcttactgttcaatcaccgctctccatatgcaccatcaactcctcgggtaccacatataactttgtcaaaaatctctgacaaagtttaggcacgagaatttcgaagttccagctaccctactattacccataagggtaaaggaacagcaccactgcttgacaactggaaagtccctatgtgtgtcgacctccgggttttgcggcaagacaggttggcaagaacgtccaacctttactcacattcgagaaaagactcccaacataattactttctaaaaaaccggagtagcaccgctttccgaatctcgagagtcagatcctcgacgggattgcttgttcgaaaaccgaagaggcacaactctcagaacttcgagagccagatttccttagataaagcttgtctgtaatcttcacacgtaacatcagctttccagataccacataccactttttcaaagtgctctgacaaaattaaaacacgtgaagctggcagctcccactacattgctgtgaccaagaagggtaaaggaataacattactacttgttattgggaaatccctatatacattgacctccctcctcaacggacaggcaaacctgcaaaaatgctcaaccctttctcgcattcgaaaaggcaccctcaacataacctctcgaaatactcagctttatttccccccgataatacctcagcaaataagccacaccaagaacaagagtatctcatatcatcagggtcgaaagcaagagtatcccatatcatgctttctccctatctttgtctttgtccttgtccacacctgcaggataaggagaaagagagcagtcagtcggaacctgaaatcaaacctccaatttggaactgactgcctggagcctttgcctggttgcttacttagcattgctctcgagtactcatcctcaactgctgtcaaggtcacgaattccaccggcaaatacctcatgacagttgatcagatattggctctttacactgaagctgccaagcgtggatgagtcactatgaaggaatgttctgaaggaccatttaaatgcaaaggttgcacaccacttctgccatgcaaaagattgaagcagaaggttcaacggtgatctgaaacagatcactacagcacgacacctttccataccacattcattattccgtcaacagcaaaagtatcccatatcatcaaggtcgaacgtactctagatttgatggacttgttttgaccctcaaatttttgagtcggccttatactctgaagggcaccagaaaaccctccagcacagttcaagaataagcctgtggaaagttacttcttcaaaagcaaaagtatctcatatcatctcttatccatttgcttctccttatcctggcagttgaatgagagacaaggagaatgagaacaatcaaccggaagccgacgtcaaacctctgatcctgggttgcttacttggaagtttgactgcttaccttgtctgtcacctctttcggcagatctcctagctcggcgacttgggggactcctactatagggtttgtatcacacttgactaagcccgaaactacaactaagcttcaagtgaaattgatacattaccttgtgcgtcaacatcagctaagtacaccattcccggatggaggaaaggtacttccagagaagggcagatgaagatcagaccacacttcggtacttagaagtttcgtgattactcaagggattggatcttgcaagtccccaaccgaggagtttccctcactcgggaacttaggggagcactgtttgtaccatacttgaccaatcccaaaactaccgagcaccggccaacgctatactgtcaaggacccagaagagttcccctccgaccaggaggccaatcaccactcgacacgtgtcaagattagaagccaatcagagcgcagcacgtgtcaacatcaagaaccaatcataacatgacacatgtcaatgtgacaaagctacaagtttttctataaataggggtcattcccccacaatattgcctaatgccattttgtgttaaatcattcacaagaactcactaaattgagagcttgatcctttgtacttgtgtaagcccttcactactaataagaactcatttactccgtggacgtagccaatctgggtgaaccacgtacatcttgtgtttgcttctctgtctctattcatttacgtacttatcctcactagtgactgaagcaaccaagcaaccaagcgaaggtcacaaaacctgacactttctgttgttccaagacctccgattttgtgcatcaacacacacacTCCCAAATATCTGAATCTTATTCAGAGGCTAGACGTTCCAATTGCGGTTGCTTGTGCGTTGGACTATCTTCACAATCACTGTGAGACGCCAATTGTTCATTGTGACCTCAAACCAAGTAATGTTCTGTTGGATAACGATTTGACTCGCATGTTTCGGACTTTGGACTAGCAAGATTTGTCTTAAAACCAACCGATAACGCACCAACAAATCATCAAACAAGTTCCATTGGGATAAGAGGATCAGTTGGTTATGCTGCTCCAGGTAAATATTctcatcccttgtgcttcacaGTTCCCTTCACTTCTTTCTTACTCTAAAGTAACTCAAAGAGAGCTATTCTATTTACATTTGAAGTGATAATTTGTGATGTCTAATTGAATTGTAGAGTATGGTATGGGAAGTGAGGTTTCGACATACGGAGATGTCTACAGCTTTGGCATTCTTTTATTAGAGATGTTCACCGGGAAGAGACCTACCGACAACATGTTTAGTGACGGCTTCAACCTTCATAACTTTGTGAAGACGGCTTACCTGGAGCGAGCTACAGAGATTGCAGATCTGCTACTTCTTCAAGGAGGTGACAAGGACACTCCCAACGATCAATGCAGCTCGAGAGCTCAAAAACTCGAGGAGTGCTTGAGTTTGACATTCGGAATTGGGATTGCTTGTTCTGCTGAATCCCCAACAGACCGAAAGGATATCAGTGGCGTCGCGTCTGAATTGCGCTCCATTATGAACAACCTTCCCGCATGAGAAGTTTTGTTTTATATGTTCTACATGAGATATGTTGCTAGATAGCTTATTCATATGGGGTCAAGCTGCTTGTACATATGTTGTGTTTCCTTTCATATGAGCTTAGTAAGTTTAATACTTTAAATTATGTATATAGCAAAGTTTCATTAACTGAGAATTAATTTAGTATTAGCTGGTTTTGACTTTGTTGCACAAGCAAGAAAAAGCATAAAAATGAGACGGTGCAATTATATGGTCTAGTAAGTTGGCCAGCTAACAGATGCTTGTGTTGAAGGCGGTTGATTGCTCTGGTGGTTAGAGTATTTCTCTTCAAACTATTGTGTTCCACATTCAAATCATTTCTTGATGTAGAACAAATGCCCGAGCGGATTGAACAAGAAATTGACTGTCAGAAGACAAAAGGATGCAGTGGGAATTTTGAGATTTGGGTCCGATCTCCGATTTGGGCCATGATACATTTTCGGAAAGAGAACAGCGCGGCGttttcaacacacaactgcgtAGTGAAATATAATGGATTTTAGCGATCTGAGGTCGTTTAGGATTtcaaaaatgcatttaaattcTTGTGATAAAAATCAGACCTTTTGATTGTCCAAAGATGTTGTAAACAGCTTATTTAAGTCGTGGATGTTATCCATTGCACTcatcaattaatcaaattatctTTTGAGATTTTTATCAAAATGGTGAACTCCAATAACTTTGGTTCTTCAAAGATTTAGGTTGGTAATCATTTTGTTTCGTGATGCGTTATTTCCTCTCTCTTTAGTCTAGATGACTAGTATAGAAAATATCGTTtgtagtaataataataataataataaaaagaatgttaaaaatgaaaaatctgtAATGTTTGTAAGTAAACAATACAATTGACGTGTATCACATTACCTGATCACATCTTGTGAAAAATAATCAAACAATAATTATTACACGAAAATGAATCTTGCAGGAATTTGGAAGTAGCATATTCTATAACAAACATATTGAACAATTTTTCATGTACTAACGtgacaagaaaaaaaagttgataAAAAAAGTAGAATATTCTTCATGCCTTCGCCCAGTACACTTTTCGTGGGTTCTCtcaattataaatttatatctACCATCCATGTGGTGTGGAGGTTGGGTTAAAAGTAACCATCCAACATTAAAACTTATtaaaaatggtcatttgaaaGTTTCAAAGATTATGACCACATgaaaaaataacacaaacttgcaccataagaaaaagaaaataagaaaacaatACAACAGAAAGTTTGGacaaatttcccaatttccaactTCCACCCACCCTTATTAAacaaatttattcatttttattacATCTATGCCTTTTTAGAAACACGGTTTTCAGACACTATTTGATCACATACATATAAGAAACATTTTTCGTTGCATTCAAATTTTAGTCGCATCAAAAGtaaaaatcaaaaaataaaataaaagaacaacTTATTAAGATTATAGAAAGAGGAGAATTTCTAGACACCCGTTAAATTGCCATTTGTCTTAATGGAGTATTTTTCcatgggatttggatcctctcctgggCAGGGGATCCGAATCCTGCTGATCAGTTAATATGAAccattagattttgatcttacgACTACAATTATCATAACTTTTAGATGAACTCTctatttataaccgttgaatttCCCTTGTCATCTAGCCATGAGGATTCGAAcctctgctcaggagaggatccaaatccttttCCATGGCATCCTATTTATAATTTCATGTTGCCCTACCCAACGGGCCAACTCTCCCAATAAATCAAGAATTAATGATTTCTCAAATCGTGTAGAAATTTGAACTTATGAATGAGTTTGATGCCCTTGGATTCTGTATTTGTGTGCAAAGTGAGCggaagaagagaagaggaggctgaaaagaaaaaaagtaaacaaattgcagaggagggagagagagagagagagagtggcaAAAAAGCCTAAAACGAGTTTAACAACAAAGCAAAGAGAGAGCAGGGGGGTTTGCGGTTTTGCCTTACTGTCATGCACTTTGTCATCACTCTCGTCGGATGCGATTTATAGAACTCTGCAACTAGTGGTCTTTCTCTATCACTACATTCCTGATTAGGGCTTCTCTGCGTCCTGGGTTCACAAGCCGATTCGACTCGGCCGGGTGAACTGGATCTCTCTCCAACTTCAAGTGAGTTACCTTCTTTTTCGTTCCTTGTATGTCTTAACTCATGAAAATCTGgatttgctttgcttttgcttttgcttttgtgggTTCAGTGAGATTTCTCTGTTCTTTCTTGGCTTGTGGGTTTCGATTGGTAAGGACCCagatgagattttttttttttttcgataatTCCTAGAGAAATTGAGAAAATTTCACTTTATAAAGGAATATAAGAAAAGCccaatttcaattttattgCATTTAGCTGCTTAAAgttgttgttttctttttgctcCCAATTTGTGTGAGACTTGTAGTTTTGCAGCTTTtgatttttggggtttttttgtATGATATTAGGATTTGAATGGCGCATTCCGTGAATGATAATAGCATTGAGAGTTTGATATCTGCAAgcaaggcattgaggctaagCTTACAGAAATCACAGGGCATAGGGTCGGCTCTGGAGAAAGCCGGAAACCGATTTGAAGAGATTAACCACAGGTTACCTTCTCTTGAAGCTGCAGTTCGACCCATTCGTGCAGACAAGGAAGCCCTTGCTGCTGTTGGTGGTCATATTAACCGCGCTGTTGGCCCTGCTGCAGCTGTGCTTAAAGTTTTTGATGCTGTTCATGGACTCGAGAAGTCTCTATTGTCAGATCCGCGTAGTGATCTGCCTGGTTACTTATCGGTGATGAAACGTCTGGAAGAGGCTCTGAGATTTCTGGGTGACAATTGTGGATTGGCAATTCAGTGGTTGGAGGATATAGTAGAGTACTTGGAGGATAATGCGGTTGCGGATGACAGGTACCtttcaaatttgaagaaatCATTGAAAAGTCTCCGAGAATTGCAGAGTGAGGAGGAAAAGGCCGACCTCGATGGAGGGCTTCTGGAGGCTGCTTtggaaaaattagaaaatgagTTTAGGAGGCTCCTCACAGAAAATAGCGTGCCACTTCCAATGTCGTCATCATCTTCTCTTGGAGAACAAGCATGCATTGCGCCTTCACCGTTACCTGTTCTGGTAATCCAGAAGTTGCAAGCTATACTTGGAAGATTGATTGCTAATAACAGACTTGAGAAGTGTATATCTATTTATGTTGAAGTTCGAAGTTCGAATGTAAGGGCAAGTTTACAAGCTCTCAATTTGGATTACCTTGAGATATCAATTGCAGAGTTTAATGATGTGCTGAGCATAGAGGGATATATATCAAAGTGGGGAAAGCATTTGGAGTTTGCTGTGAAACACTTGTTTGAGGCGGAGTATAAGTTGTGTAATGATGTTTTTGAGAGGATTGGATTGGATGTGTGGATGGGTTGCTTTGCAAAGATAGCTGCTCAGGCTGGTATCCTTGCATTCCTACAATTTGGTAAGACTGTTACAGAGAGCAAAAAAGATCCgataaagcttttgaagttgttggatatatttgcatctttaaacaaatTGAGGCTGGACTTCAACCGGCTTTTTGGTGGACCAGCATGTATTGAAATCCAAATCCTGACAAGGGATCTCATTAAGAGTGTCATTGATGGAGCAGCTGAAATTTTCTGggagctactgcttcaggtgaaACTGCAAAGGCAGAACCCGCCTCCTCAAGATGGGAGTGTTCCGAAATTGGTCAGTTTTATTACGGATTATTGTAATAAACTGCTTGGGGATGATTATAAGCCAATCTTAACTCAGGTTCTCATCATTTATCGAAGTTGGAAGCATGAGAAATTCCAAGAAGGGCTCCTTATAAATGAGGTTTTAGAAATTGTTAAAGCCATTGAACTAAATTTGGAGGCATGGATAAAGGCTTATGAGGATACCAGCTTGGCCAGCCTTTTTGCAATGAACAACCATTGGCATTTGTACAAGCACCTGAAGGGAACTAAACTGGGGGTTCTGCTGGGGGATGCTTGGTTACGAGAACATGAACAGTACAAAGACTATTATTTCACAGTTTTCTTGAGAGATAGCTGGGGGAAACTTCCAGGTCATTTAAGCAGAGAAGGTCTGATTCTGTTCTCAGGTGGTCGTGCCACTGCCCGTGATCTTGTCAAGAAGAGGTTAAAAAGCTTCAATGAAACGTTCGATGACATGTATAAGAAGCAATCGAGTTGGGTAATGTCAGATAAAGATCTAAGGGAGAAGACATGCCAGCTCATAGTGCAGGCTGTTGTGCCTGTTTACAGAAGTTACATGCAGAATTATGGGCCCTTGGTCGAGCAAGATGCAAGTTCAAGCAAGTATGCAAAGTACTCTGT
Above is a window of Malus sylvestris chromosome 15, drMalSylv7.2, whole genome shotgun sequence DNA encoding:
- the LOC126604301 gene encoding exocyst complex component EXO70A1-like, with protein sequence MAHSVNDNSIESLISASKALRLSLQKSQGIGSALEKAGNRFEEINHRLPSLEAAVRPIRADKEALAAVGGHINRAVGPAAAVLKVFDAVHGLEKSLLSDPRSDLPGYLSVMKRLEEALRFLGDNCGLAIQWLEDIVEYLEDNAVADDRYLSNLKKSLKSLRELQSEEEKADLDGGLLEAALEKLENEFRRLLTENSVPLPMSSSSSLGEQACIAPSPLPVLVIQKLQAILGRLIANNRLEKCISIYVEVRSSNVRASLQALNLDYLEISIAEFNDVLSIEGYISKWGKHLEFAVKHLFEAEYKLCNDVFERIGLDVWMGCFAKIAAQAGILAFLQFGKTVTESKKDPIKLLKLLDIFASLNKLRLDFNRLFGGPACIEIQILTRDLIKSVIDGAAEIFWELLLQVKLQRQNPPPQDGSVPKLVSFITDYCNKLLGDDYKPILTQVLIIYRSWKHEKFQEGLLINEVLEIVKAIELNLEAWIKAYEDTSLASLFAMNNHWHLYKHLKGTKLGVLLGDAWLREHEQYKDYYFTVFLRDSWGKLPGHLSREGLILFSGGRATARDLVKKRLKSFNETFDDMYKKQSSWVMSDKDLREKTCQLIVQAVVPVYRSYMQNYGPLVEQDASSSKYAKYSVQTFEKMLMSLFQPKPVRYGSFKGRQMSGKFNGVADLRRTTSAVV